The DNA region tagtctacgaaactccagttcAAAAccaggatcaaatttttagtgtagtccgccgaaatcatgtgcggcgtttaaatcggtgtattgaggttggaggaagacattttgaacaattgttgtgatggtatcatatacaaaaggtaaaaataaatgcatcagattctatttaggtaattaatattttttctaaatttaaacgcgtcttagggccgtagtggcgtagtgacacatttccggacatgggttcctatactcaaatggattttactcttgcactgaacaaccactagaagtttgatcccatagtatTGAAACACCTTGAATATCACGTATACTTTAAGATTATGTCATCGAAATAGGTAGAaaattaaactgtaaaaaaatttgtaagcaTTGCAAGAAAAAAGTAAGTACATCGCTAGGCTGTGAGATATGTGGATGCAGGTTCCATGGAAATTATGCTTTTCAGGCAAAAGTCGCCTATCAAAGTGAAACAAAATGAAAGGCAACTTTTGGAAAAGTGAGGTTAAGGAAAGAAAAACAAGCACAacagagaaaatattatttcaaaatatgaaggaaaagaaattaaaagatatACATTGAGATACAATTCAGAAGCTGTTAAGTCCATTTAAGCAggctattgaaaaaaaaattagtggtCTCGAGGCTTCAGTTCAACACATCCTTAGGGAGAGAAATATGGCGTTGAAACAACGAGTGCAGTCTTTGGAAGGTAGGTAGGAGGACTCTGAAACAAACGATCAAATTAACAATGgtattatttataagtatctGTATAAGAGAACCCAGACCCTGTGAAAGTTGTGCGAATGATAGGCACCTGAAATGTCCTGGACTGAAACTTAACCTGAAATGACTGGAGTAAATTCATTAACTGTGACCTACATGTTGAGGTGATTTAGCAgactttttgtaaaaataatttttcaaattagcAACTTATTGGTCTAGTTGTTTCCCTAAGTCTGCAAGCGCCCTTATATCGTAGAAGCACAGTTCTTTTGACAGCACTTCTTAGacgataatttttatatttagtaagCTAATTTTCCTGTGGAAGTTGTCATTATCGCTTTGGTTCCTTTCCAGGTATAGTTTTAGTTCCAAAGGAATATTATAGTACTGAGCAGTTCTTGCTATTGAgtctagtttttaaaatttgtttcagCCTTTTGTCACATTCAGGtgttattcattttttattatcgaTTCAATCGTGTTCCCATTTTCTATCTAAAAGCTATTGTGTTATAATATTCCGTTTTGGATGTTTAATTCTTGACACTTATCTATCTCAAAATGCATCGTTATACATCGGCGAGAACTCAATATAGAgcatatgatttattttaatcagccaggtaatattgtttttatttttaaatcgacAGTCATATCGATACCTCAGTTCAATAACGTAACAagtcaaaaaaacttaaatttgagTTATTACAAACAACTCgtatttaatactttaattcATAGATGGCGCTCCATAAATCTGAAACAACTCGAAATCGGTCGTTGTCATAGTTCGATAGTGTAACAACTCACTTGTTACAGTATTGAATTATATTGATCCCTATCTCATTGTGACGCGTGCATTTCGAATTGTTACAGTGCTCTTAATGAGTGAATTTACGCAAAACAAAGTGAATAAAGAGCCCTTTGAGTCTCGTGTTGAGTTGTTATTACGTTTAGCGAAAACCAATACCAAGACCGAGGAAAGTTCAGCGGTAagtacattaattttattatttttctttatttcgaGATAACCTTACTTTGTGCTTAGTTTCAATAGGCTTTTATAATGTATGCACAACTCacaattttgatttagatattgatttttctttcaattCTGTTCACAATGTTTTAGTAAAAtgtttttaggtaaaaaaaaaattatgttgtaGGAACTATTACCGAGACTATCTAGACCTACGGATAATGATACTATATGCGAAAGTATTATTAATGAGAATAACTTGAGTTTACCAAGTCacttaaagaaacatttttctggtcatgaagataatataattttattacccGAAGATGATTTACGAGGAGCAAGTAAATATATTGCGGTtagtctttaaatttaataagcttgttgctttttttagtattaatcataatattaaattaatttaggaaCTACCATTGTTACCGGTAGATAACTGCCTAAATTTTGATAATGCGCACAGTACTTTTGCAAACAATAAACCTAGTACATCTGGCATTAATAGACAACTAAAGAAGACATTGACTGAGAACTGGTCAAATAAATACATAGCAAAAAATACAGTGAGTTCATAACTTTAAATAAgtgatattttctttaatcaagAATTGTGTTTTAGGATTCTGACAGCTTTTATGAAGATAATGACGACAGTATTGCAGACAAAGATTACCAACCGTCATCCCTTCATATCCTTTTAACACGTCATAGTTCTGAAGATACCGAAAACAGCAATTATGAAAACCAAAATTTGTCTTTAacccttaaaaagaaaaaaagttaaccAGAAAAAGAGTAAGGGACCCTaacagttagaaaaaaatattaaaaaaataaaaaggaaattaggAGAAGAATACATAAATGcgtcaaaaaagaaaatggaaaaaagaatAATGCGAGAGTCGTGCAATGAAAAGTGCAGAATTAGATGGCCAACTAAAATATCGGAAGATCAACGCAGAAATATTTTGAATGCTTACTGGAAATTGGGGTCAATAGACAGACAAAGAGGCTTTATCAATGCCTATATTTCTGAAATTACCCCAACTTATAGAAACAAAAAGGAAGGTAGTAATAGATCCAAAAATCTTAAGTACACCTTACAGACTGAGGATAAGGTATATCAAGTATGTAAAACATTCTTCAAAAATACATTAGGTATCAATAATCGGACTATTTTTacaactactaaaaaaaaaagatgagcAAGGTTGTCTGTTACTTGATCAACGAGGAAAACATGGGAAGCAAAGAAGGATTAAAGAAGAAATCATTCAAGGAATACGAGACCACATTAAGTCATTTCCTAAAAAAACATCGCATTATTGCCGGGAAAGAACAAACAAAGAATACCTGGATGGTAGCTTAAACATTGCTACTATGTATCGCCTTTATGTGGAACGTTGCAAATCGTATAATAAAGATGCCGCAAAGTTGTCTAtgtattcaaatatattaaatacagAAACAAATATTGCTTTCCACGTTCCAAAAAAACATCAATGTGGTCTATGTGCTACCTATATAAATGGAAATGAAGAacgaaaaactgaattaaaaaagaattacgAAAATCATTTAAGGAAGAAAGAACTAAGCAGAGAGGAAGAAACTAAAGACGCTGAAACAGCTAATGAAAATACCCAAGTATTGTGTTTTGATCTTCAGGCAGTACTTACTACACCTTGTGGTGAAATaagtactttttattataaaagaagtcTGTCTTCCTACAACTTTACTATCTTTGACATTAAAGACAAACTGGGACACTGTTTTTTCTGGTATGAAGGGATCGCGAAGAGAGGAGCAAATGAAATTGGGagttgtatttataatttttttagaagtgaCGCCTGCAAAAgcgaaaatgttattttctacTCTGATAACTGTGCAgggcaaaacaaaaataagtttttatgctGTTTGTACCTTTTCTGTGTaacgcataaaaataaaatcaaaacaattacacataaatttttagaaaaggaCATACCCATACAGAATGAGGGTGACAGCATGCATGCCAcaatcgaaaaagaaaaaaaacgagTTCTTAAAAGTGGCCCAGTATACATTCCTGCACAATGGGTAACTATTATAAGATCAGCAAAAAAAACTAGAGTGCCTTACAAGGTTAATGAAATCAGTTGTCGGGATATTTATGACCTGAAAGCATTAAGTACGGCTATgagtaataattttgtaaaaaactcTAATAGCGAAAAAGTTATTTCGAAGGATATCAAGGTATTTAAGGTAGAGAAGGTgcatctaaataaaattttttattaaacattctaTGCTCAGGAAGAATTTAAAActcttaatattaaacaaaataataaaaaactaagatCTGAAAATCAAGAGAAGGAAATTCAGTTACAACCCGCATTTAAAAAACCTCCTTTAATTGATAAGAAGAAAAAACAGGATCTTTTAAGTCTATGTCGAGATAGTTCCATCAAACCTGTTTACTGGGAGTTCTTTGAAAATTTACCAGCAAGAACGGACGAAGTCGAGGATAAGTTATCTGAGTCAGATTCAgattagttttaaataattataatttttcggtaaaaatttaattaaatatttaaaactggttacaattatgttttgttttaagttttattttttaataaaagaatttatttccatataatttaagttttattttagacgaaaactaaattatacaccaataattaattataatttttaagagcTAGTTACATATCgcaaattgaaaagaaaaattagttcAATAATGTAACAActaaacaaaatttcaaatttcttttagtaaacaaaaaatatttaaatggttttaatttgATAAGTTACATCCACCCACCTTTTTACTAAATCCCTTTATGTGCACTCACGAGCGTAAAagctaaaagaaatatttacaataaattgtATAAGGATTTGCTTTCgttatttttctcaaatattgCTTTTATTAACTTATTACACTATTGAACTGAGGTATCGATATAATATAGCTATATGATAACACTGTGGTTGGTAACAGGTGTGGGTTATTGGTCTTCCGCCGTTCAAAGCATGTAACCTGACTGTCGAGACCTAAACTTAAACCATATTGAGGTCTCTTAAAGCGAAATGgacaaatttttccaattattgTTTCTAGCACAAATCCATAATTTGTAAAGTTTTATCTTGCTTGAGTGGCTTGTACAAATTATCCATCTTAATAGCAATACCTCAATTTGAGggacatatattaaaaaatttaaagcacaagttacagcaaaaaaaaaatctcgttATTGCCATTGTTTACCAcagaaaaaacaacaaaacaaaaaaaaaacaactggcATATCAGGTGCCGCACATTGGTGAACCCGCGCCCGAGACAAAAATGGAAGTTCGTAACgagtttttgcaatttttaatggATAAATTGGAAAGACACAACGCGCCGGGAAAACTGTAAATGGAAAAATACCTTATCTTTCATTTGACAGCGCTCCGCGCGCCTTTATTACTCGATAgcctattaataaaaatgtcgctatttttaaattattgaaatattgtttttttattatattgtcgtttttttcttcaaaaaataaatatttatggttggctaaatattttaaataaacagcatttagaaaatatctttcggtttatttcatgaaaatgtCTAACATTTACATCTCAACATTTATACAGGATGTTGTCAATTCGACCCTTAACATGGTGATGTCGGAATCTATAGTAGATGGTTAAATTGGAGcaaatttgagaatttttgagcttttcaatataattttgaaaaatattaaaaatatcgaatggttttgaagatatttgaaaaaaatacgaaattttaagaaatcgattttatttttttttgtttatttcttatccgattttaaaataattacaattttgcATCACCACTTTTTTCGTGCTTTATGATggtgttttcaattttttaacgtTTCGCCATTGCCACTCATCATCAACTCTGTTTTTTCTTATTAGTgccaattttaaaatctttgcaaaATTTCCTTTATGACAATATATCacaagcaatatttttttttattttaaaaagacaaattttaaaaaaaaaactaaatttaccgCAGTAGGCTGTACATAAACTAACAAgacaataattatttacaaaaatattgatGATACTAGCAAAGCTCTAATTGAAGAGTCGGCTCGAACAACGTTGTAACTCGCAAATGTTATGAAATCGACTTAATCATGGAATAACGTTGTATGGCACCTAAAGCAACTGTATGATCCCTCTCTTTTTAAGTATCCCCccttaaatcaaatattttagtttgcCATTTTGCCGATTTCCGCGGAACAAAGTTGTAAGTAGTAGCGCACGAGATTGTTTGGAAGATTATTGTTACATTTTTGACGTCTGTGGTAAATTTATAGCATTCGTTGCAGAATACATTAAATCGTGGTAAAAAACGCAAATCTAACATTGCTCAGTGGCAAAACAATAAGTCAAAGTTAAGCTAGAGACAAAGGAAAAGAATATCTAAGTAAAAGAAAGAAGATGATACAGGTAATCGGGACCAAAAGAGGTAAGTCGAAAAACGTTGTAACTGTTCTATTTTGGCGCCGAAATTTAACTGTCATGCGTTCGCAAGGTTTCTATAGTTATTAGGTTTCTATAACCTACATATTTggcattataatttttttaatgtccttATGTCATTCATAATATTACTAGTACCATATCAATTTTCATCATCGTTTCATTATTGCCTTCGTATAGACATATTCTCTTGCTTTTCAGAATATTGTATGCCGCTGTAAAAGGGGATATTTTGCTGCAAAGCTAGAAGGCAATAAACGTacgagtttttaaaaatttagaagtCTTACTTATAATGAACAATCCCAATTTCTCGCATACCAATGTATTAAGATACGTGAACCGATAAggccaaaagtaaaaaatcaaccaaatcCACGCCGGAAGTgtacagttttttattatttacctctTGAGCAAGATAAGATACAAGTTTGCCAAAAAACTGTCACAGATACCCTTAGAGTAACACCCCGAAGAATACAAATGTTAGTagaaaaattgaagaataaTATTGACATTAAATATTTCCGAGGACGTCATACCAATCGGCCACATGCTATTTCAGGAAATGTCAAAGAGTTGATTAGGGAACATATTTTGTCTTTTCCTAAACAGGAAAGCCACTACTCACTATCAAAAACTCATACAGAGTTCCTGTCCAAAGATctcaacttaaaaataatgtataagctcttttgtgaaaaatatccagAGCTTAAGAATATATCAATCAGGACATACAATGATACATTTTCGAAACTGAATCTAAAATTTGGATTACCTCGTTCTGATACATGCACATTTTGCGACAAGCATTATATTAAGTTATGTGCTGTCAATACTGAGGAAGAAAGACAGAACAAAACACAAGACATGCAAATTCATTAGATGCGTGCTAAAGCAGGGTATGCACAAATCAATGAAGACACACAGCAGGCAAAAAGCAATCCATCTAATATTTTTGTTCTATTCATTTATTTACAACAGGTTTTATTCTGTCCCACTTTACATCACTCCAGCGTATTTTACCAACGCCAGTTGTCGAACTATAATTTAGATATACATGATGCGACATCTAACGATGCGTTTATGATGCTGTGGAATAAAACAGTAGCAAAACGAGGATCCATAGAAATTTCATCTTGTTTACTGAGGTACGTAAAAGAACATTTCCATCCATTGCAAACAGGCGAAACAAAGCACCTAATAATATGGTCGGACAGATGTGCGTGGCAGAACAATAACTGGCGAATCATTACAACTTTAAAACTTTTGGtgggtaaaaaatatttcacagaAGTGCATCGAAAATTTTTGTCAACTGGACACAGCTTCCTGCCCTGCGATAGGGGCTtttctttaatagaaaaaaaaaaaaaactacgaaGGTTTTCGTGCCATTTGAGTGGGTTCCAGTCATTGTCAATGCACGGGAAAGCAAGCCTTTTTATGTCTTGTGCATGCAAAGGGAAGATTTCAAAGATTTGAGAGATTTGGAAAACGCTCTttacaaaaattccaaatttaaacttACGGAATCACTATGGAATAAAATTAGTTCTGAAGACTCAAATACATTGTTTACAAGAGAGACTCATAACGTTCTTCGACGCTGGAAACATATTACCACCGtgaaaaatattgcaaaatataaGGCTACTACTTTACCTTTTTCCAGCATGGCAAATTTGTTGTTGGCATAATATCGGCTGCTAAAAAAGGTAATTTGATAGATATGTGTCAGTATATGAATCCAGTTTATCATCCTTTTTACGAAAATTTGTTAACAGAATGAGTATTATTTTCCCTTACATGTTTACATTTACAACATAATATACTATCAGCCTACTTTTAGTATTAAgattattaatgtattttttgttctactgtcaatttttttattttatagatattgAAGTAGGATACAGTATAGATTTAGTTATTAGTCTTACAGTTAGTTTTGTTGGTTTTTACGTAAGACagactgaaaaataaaaatatattatggttaacagataacttaaaattaattcttaatgaAAGGGTTAGAGCACTTACGAAATATAAACAATGTAAGACACCTGAAAATTGGAGTCTTTACAGGGATAGACGTAATTTTGCCCTTGCATCTATCAGGCGTGAAAAAGCGGCATATCTACACCAGTTGTAAGCTGTCAAATCTGGTAAGGGACTTTGGAAAGATTTAGGTAACttcaatattaaaacaaaaacagaatCGGAACTACCAATTAAGCTAGGTCAGCCCAATATAATTAATGActaatttataaacattttcaataaGTCAAATGCTTGtcttaagaaaattaactatTACACATCTTTTATTTTGCCCTGGTGGACCAGATTACTGTTTCTAAAGTCATTGATGATATTAAATCCAATGCAGCTGGAAATGATGGAATTTCTCTTCATATGTTGCGTCTATGCTTGCCGCATCTTATTAATCATATTACTCACATTGTAAACACTTTCCTCGAAACTGGTTATTTTCCTAGACCATGGCGCGAATCTACAGTCTGCCCAGTTTCCAAAGTTCCTAATCCCAAAAATGTTCAAGACCTACGGCCCATAAGTCTCTTGCCTCTTGTCTCTAAAATCTTGGAAAGAATAGTACATAGGCAACTAATGGATCACATTTATGAGACTAATATTCTGCCAGCTCAACAATCCGAATTTAGAAAAGGTCATAGCACTACTAGTGCTCTTCTAAATATTACAGATAATATCATTACAGCCTTAGACAAAAAGTTGGCTGTGATTTTGGTGGCACTGGATTATTCAAAGGCATTTGACTTAATTGATCATGACTTGCTCGTTGCCAAGTTGTCTTATTTTGGTTGTGATGACTCCGtcttgtcattttttaaatcatatttatggAGACGGTCGCAGCGAGTACGGGTACAAAATGAATATTCTGAATCGAAAATAACAGCTTCCGGGATACCGCAGGGATCTATATTGGGGCCACTTTTGTCCCTAATGTATACCTCTGATCTACCTAACGTAGCCTTAAACTCGGACGTCTACCTATATGCGGACGATACTCAGGTTCTTCACCTATTTAATCCACATAATGTTCAGCTTGCAGCAGACTTcattaattttgatttggagCAGATAATGAATTTCTTCATTGAACATAATTTGCAGATTAACcctattaaaactaaagttcTATTGTTTGCGAATCGCAATCAACGGCATAACATAGAAAATACACTTAATATTATGCTTAATAATACTACTCTCACTTTTTCAAATCACGTAAAAATTTTGGGTCTCAATGTTGACACATCTCTCAGATTTAGGGATCACTGCAAtatgttattacaaaaatgttatttacgcTTGCGAATGCTTTATGCacataaaagtattttaaattacaaaacaagaaaaaagcTTTCTGAATCCTTGGTTATGTCTAtcattaattattgtataaatGTGTATTACCCATGTCTAGATAGAATAACGCAAAATCTATTCGTATTCGAAACACATGTTGtcgttttattaataatcttaaGAAATACGGCCATGTATCACAAGCTATACTACAACTTAAATGGCTAAAAATTGTGAATATATTTAAGTTGtacttattagtatttttatatcgcctatttaaaatacgcACACCTGTGTCTTTGTGTGAAAAGATGATTTACAGAACTGAGGTTCATAGTCGTATTGTAAGGTATAATATACTTTCAATGCTAcgtcacagatttacagaattcGGTAAATCTGCATCATACTACATCAAAGTTTGAACGTTTTTTCACCTATCAAGCTGTGATTCTGTTTAATCGTTTCAGGCCAAATTCtcattttaccatttatttttatcgaaGATTCTATAAAGATCTATTTTTGGAACAGCAATGATTGGTTGTTCtcggttaatttatttaattgttacttAGCTGATGGAACATATGTTTTACTTTAAAGtagtattaattttagtttatttatttatttttaaactggaTAGGTTAAGAGATAAAGAGTAGCttttagctaatcttcgcctgtTCAGGCAAATACTGTAATTTGCAGGGTTTGTTAAataaagacgatttattattattattattattagttcaccacgttttttattttgtatccCGGACTTTATAGTGTATTGAAAAATGCGCAAGTTATGGAAAAACGTTGTAAGTTACAAAGCAGTTACGTTATtccaaatttttcttatataaaagaCTCTATAGCCTAAACTATGGATAAATCGTGTAA from Anthonomus grandis grandis chromosome 8, icAntGran1.3, whole genome shotgun sequence includes:
- the LOC126739194 gene encoding uncharacterized protein LOC126739194 isoform X2 — protein: MSEFTQNKVNKEPFESRVELLLRLAKTNTKTEESSAELLPRLSRPTDNDTICESIINENNLSLPSHLKKHFSGHEDNIILLPEDDLRGASKYIAELPLLPVDNCLNFDNAHSTFANNKPSTSGINRQLKKTLTENWSNKYIAKNTDSDSFYEDNDDSIADKDYQPSSLHILLTRHSSEDTENSNYENQNLSLTLKKKKS
- the LOC126739194 gene encoding uncharacterized protein LOC126739194 isoform X1, producing MYRLYVERCKSYNKDAAKLSMYSNILNTETNIAFHVPKKHQCGLCATYINGNEERKTELKKNYENHLRKKELSREEETKDAETANENTQVLCFDLQAVLTTPCGEISTFYYKRSLSSYNFTIFDIKDKLGHCFFWYEGIAKRGANEIGSCIYNFFRSDACKSENVIFYSDNCAGQNKNKFLCCLYLFCVTHKNKIKTITHKFLEKDIPIQNEGDSMHATIEKEKKRVLKSGPVYIPAQWVTIIRSAKKTRVPYKVNEISCRDIYDLKALSTAMSNNFVKNSNSEKVISKDIKEEFKTLNIKQNNKKLRSENQEKEIQLQPAFKKPPLIDKKKKQDLLSLCRDSSIKPVYWEFFENLPARTDEVEDKLSESDSD